One Brassica napus cultivar Da-Ae chromosome A5, Da-Ae, whole genome shotgun sequence DNA window includes the following coding sequences:
- the LOC106451809 gene encoding cyclin-A3-2-like produces the protein MMEKEICVRMTRAAAKRKAMATEEERVTKKRVVLGELPNVANLNQKRVIPQPTKSLVAPAKQRKTAPVESGSDIDARSDDPKMCGPYVSDIYEYLREIEVKPKQRPLPDYIEKVQKDVTPSMRGVLVDWLVEVAEEYKLLSETLHLTVSYIDRFLSLKTVNKQRLQLVGVSAMLIASKYEEISPPKVEDFCYITDNTFSKQDVVKMEAGILLALQFELGRPTISSFIRRFTRVAQEDFKVPHLQLEPLACYLSELSLLDYKAVKFVPSMLAASAVFLARFIIRPKQHPWNQMLEEYTKYKAADLQVCVGIIHDLYLSRRGGALQAVRDKYKHHKFECVATMPVSPDLPVTYWEDVTI, from the exons ATGATGGAGAAAGAGATCTGTGTGAGGATGACGAGAGCTGCGGCCAAAAGAAAGGCTATGGCCACGGAGGAGGAACGGGTCACCAAGAAGAGAGTGGTCCTTGGTGAGCTTCCCAATGTAGCCAATCTCAATCAGAAAAGAGTGATTCCGCAGCCCACAAAGAGTCTTGTAGCTCCAGCAAAGCAGAGAAAGACTGCCCCGGTGGAGTCAGGATCTGACATTGATGCTCGATCTGATGATCCTAAGATGTGTGGGCCCTATGTCTCCGACATCTACGAGTATCTACGTGAAATTgag GTGAAGCCAAAACAAAGACCATTACCTGATTATATTGAAAAGGTTCAGAAAGACGTAACACCAAGCATGAGAGGTGTTTTGGTGGATTGGTTAGTGGAAGTCGCTGAGGAGTACAAACTCCTGTCTGAAACTCTTCATCTCACTGTCTCTTACATTGATAGATTCTTGTCCTTGAAGACAGTCAACAAGCAGAGGCTTCAGCTTGTGGGAGTATCTGCAATGCTTATTGCCTC GAAGTATGAAGAGATAAGTCCTCCTAAAGTGGAAGATTTCTGTTACATCACTGATAATACATTTTCAAAACAAGATGTGGTGAAGATGGAGGCAGGTATACTTCTTGCACTCCAGTTTGAACTTGGAAGACCTACAATCAGTTCATTTATAAG ACGATTCACAAGGGTTGCACAAGAAGATTTCAAA GTGCCACACTTGCAGCTGGAGCCACTCGCTTGCTATTTATCAGAACTGAGTCTATTAGATTACAAAGCTGTGAAGTTTGTGCCATCTATGTTGGCTGCTTCTGCTGTCTTTCTTGCTAGATTCATCATCCGTCCAAAACAGCATCCTTGG AATCAAATGTTAGAAGAATACACAAAGTACAAAGCGGCTGATCTACAAGTGTGTGTGGGAATCATACATGACTTGTATCTGAGCAGAAGAGgaggtgctttacaagctgtaAGAGATAAATACAAGCACCACAAG TTCGAGTGTGTTGCGACCATGCCTGTTTCACCAGATCTGCCCGTTACCTATTGGGAGGATGTTACCATTTGA